The proteins below come from a single Vibrio diazotrophicus genomic window:
- the phrB gene encoding deoxyribodipyrimidine photo-lyase, producing the protein MKLVWLRRDLRAVDNTALNSAIASGEPVTAVFIATPEQWHQHHMAPRQADLIYRRLSALQQELKALNIPLLYKEVSDFEQSANSIVEIAKLCEANEVLVNQDYEVNEQARDKQAQSALAQQGIGWQSYHDKCIIPAGSLLNKQGQYFKVFTPFKKAWLAVAGVPIISATQSAAKAALAKAVQPLVWNQQQLFSYPREDSSGWDVDFESIRSQLRSFCQERMDSYHEQRDFPAIDGTSSLSPYLAIGALSARQCMARLYAESKMGFLSQGAQTWLSELIWREFYQHLLTFEPKLCKGKDFLYWGRYVKWWQEHDHFERWCRGETGYPIVDAAMRQLNQTGWMHNRLRMIVASFLTKDLHIDWRWGEHYFMSKLIDGDYAANNGGWQWCASTGCDGQPYFRIFNPITQGEKFDESGAFIRHWIPELSSVPDKYIHAPWLSAGVNSVLYPSPIVDHKAEREVTLDMYKQARDKDVHVA; encoded by the coding sequence GTGAAACTTGTTTGGTTACGCCGAGATTTAAGAGCCGTTGATAATACGGCTCTTAACAGCGCAATTGCGAGCGGAGAACCTGTCACCGCTGTCTTTATCGCCACGCCTGAGCAATGGCATCAACACCATATGGCTCCCCGTCAGGCTGATCTTATCTATCGTCGCCTGAGCGCTCTGCAACAAGAGCTTAAAGCGCTTAATATTCCGCTGCTTTATAAGGAAGTGAGCGATTTTGAGCAATCGGCAAACAGTATTGTTGAGATAGCGAAGCTGTGTGAAGCGAACGAAGTCTTGGTCAATCAAGATTACGAAGTGAATGAGCAGGCGCGAGATAAACAAGCTCAATCCGCATTAGCGCAACAAGGTATCGGATGGCAGTCGTATCACGACAAATGCATCATCCCCGCAGGCAGTCTGCTCAATAAACAAGGCCAATATTTCAAGGTATTTACGCCTTTTAAAAAGGCTTGGCTTGCTGTTGCTGGCGTACCCATCATTTCTGCTACCCAAAGTGCAGCCAAAGCAGCGTTAGCGAAAGCAGTGCAACCTTTGGTTTGGAACCAACAGCAGTTATTCAGTTATCCAAGAGAAGACAGCTCTGGCTGGGACGTCGATTTTGAGTCGATTCGATCTCAACTGAGATCATTCTGCCAAGAGCGTATGGACAGTTACCACGAGCAACGAGATTTCCCTGCCATAGATGGCACCAGCAGTTTATCGCCATACTTAGCGATAGGTGCGTTGTCGGCAAGGCAATGTATGGCAAGGCTTTACGCTGAATCCAAAATGGGCTTTTTGTCTCAAGGCGCTCAAACATGGCTGAGTGAGTTGATATGGCGTGAGTTTTATCAGCACTTACTTACTTTTGAGCCTAAGTTGTGCAAAGGAAAAGATTTCCTCTACTGGGGGCGTTATGTGAAATGGTGGCAGGAGCATGACCATTTTGAACGTTGGTGTCGGGGAGAAACGGGCTACCCAATTGTGGATGCGGCCATGAGACAACTGAATCAAACAGGGTGGATGCATAACCGCTTACGAATGATCGTTGCCAGCTTTCTGACCAAAGATCTGCATATCGACTGGCGTTGGGGCGAACACTATTTTATGAGCAAGCTTATTGATGGTGACTACGCGGCAAACAATGGCGGCTGGCAGTGGTGTGCATCAACAGGGTGTGATGGTCAGCCGTATTTTCGAATTTTCAATCCGATCACCCAAGGTGAAAAATTTGATGAAAGTGGAGCATTCATTCGCCACTGGATTCCGGAGTTGAGTTCGGTGCCTGACAAATATATTCATGCCCCTTGGTTATCGGCGGGTGTAAACTCGGTGTTATATCCTTCTCCAATAGTTGATCATAAAGCGGAAAGAGAAGTAACCTTAGACATGTATAAGCAGGCAAGGGATAAAGATGTACATGTTGCGTAA
- a CDS encoding L,D-transpeptidase family protein: MLRKLLVIGCIVASSFMTKVFAATYDFPMEGSSIVGNAQYHVIEKGETLAQIAKQYDIGFLGLMAANKGVDPFLPQEGYVLTIPSQIILPMVPYEGIVVNLAELRLYYFKPEERKVHIFPVGIGRIGRDTPEMETKISQKRPNPTWTPPDSIRKEYLQKGIELPKVVPSGPENPLGEYALRLAFGNGDYLIHGTNKDFGIGLRVSSGCIRMEPKDIEWLFNQVERGEKVRIIDEPVKVALEPDRSVFVEAHEPLTRSDGSKKDLVLPVELKWWLDEFDKSEVKAKAVILAQNGVPVEVVAPEFD; encoded by the coding sequence ATGTTGCGTAAGTTATTGGTCATTGGTTGCATAGTGGCGTCCAGTTTTATGACAAAGGTGTTTGCAGCTACTTATGACTTTCCGATGGAAGGAAGCAGCATAGTGGGAAATGCCCAATACCATGTGATTGAAAAAGGCGAAACATTAGCGCAAATCGCCAAGCAGTATGACATCGGTTTTTTAGGCTTGATGGCTGCGAATAAAGGCGTTGACCCTTTCCTTCCACAAGAAGGTTATGTACTGACCATTCCGTCGCAAATCATTTTGCCCATGGTGCCTTATGAAGGCATCGTGGTGAATCTTGCTGAACTGCGTCTTTACTACTTCAAGCCTGAAGAGAGAAAGGTACATATTTTTCCTGTAGGTATCGGTCGAATCGGACGTGATACGCCTGAAATGGAAACCAAGATCAGCCAGAAACGGCCAAATCCAACTTGGACTCCACCGGACTCTATCCGAAAAGAATATCTGCAAAAAGGCATTGAACTGCCAAAAGTTGTCCCTTCAGGTCCTGAGAATCCACTAGGTGAATACGCGCTTCGCCTTGCCTTTGGTAATGGTGACTACCTGATCCATGGTACCAATAAAGATTTTGGTATTGGTTTGCGTGTAAGTTCTGGCTGTATCCGTATGGAGCCGAAAGATATCGAGTGGTTGTTCAATCAGGTTGAGCGAGGCGAAAAGGTTCGCATCATTGATGAACCAGTCAAAGTGGCATTGGAACCTGACAGAAGTGTTTTCGTTGAAGCGCACGAACCACTGACTCGCAGCGATGGCAGCAAGAAAGATCTCGTGTTACCAGTAGAGCTAAAATGGTGGCTGGATGAGTTTGATAAGTCGGAAGTGAAAGCAAAAGCGGTGATACTGGCGCAAAACGGAGTGCCGGTCGAAGTGGTTGCTCCAGAGTTTGATTAA
- the pyrC gene encoding dihydroorotase: MTTLTITRPDDWHVHLRDGEVLTDTVRDISRYNGRALIMPNTVPPVTNTEMALAYRDRIMAQNPSATFQPLMSLYLTDSTSADDIRQAKASGAVVAAKLYPAGATTNSDSGVTNAKNIYPVLQAMQEEGMLLLVHGEVTTHEVDIFDREKTFLETVLAPIVNDFPNLKIVLEHITTAEAVNFVKNASDNVAATITAHHLLFNRNHMLVGGIRPHLFCLPILKRATHQHALVAAATSGNKKFFLGTDSAPHAKGKKEAACGCAGSYTAHAALELYAEVFEQEGKLENLEAFASHNGPDFYGVPRNTDTVTLTKASWEVPASMPFGGETVVPIRAGEAIQWQVA; the protein is encoded by the coding sequence ATGACAACACTTACGATCACTCGTCCTGACGACTGGCACGTTCACCTTCGCGATGGCGAAGTTCTTACTGATACTGTGCGTGATATCAGCCGTTACAACGGACGCGCGCTTATTATGCCAAACACAGTCCCACCCGTGACCAATACCGAAATGGCGCTTGCTTACCGTGATCGCATCATGGCGCAAAATCCAAGTGCTACGTTCCAACCTTTGATGTCTTTGTATTTAACCGATAGCACCTCAGCTGATGATATTCGCCAAGCGAAAGCGTCTGGTGCTGTAGTTGCAGCAAAACTCTACCCAGCGGGTGCAACGACCAACTCTGACTCGGGTGTGACTAACGCGAAAAACATTTACCCAGTTCTGCAAGCAATGCAAGAAGAAGGTATGTTGCTGCTGGTTCACGGCGAAGTGACCACTCACGAAGTCGACATTTTTGACCGTGAAAAGACCTTCTTAGAAACCGTTCTTGCGCCAATCGTGAATGATTTCCCGAACCTTAAAATCGTTCTGGAACACATTACAACTGCAGAAGCGGTTAACTTTGTAAAGAACGCTTCAGACAACGTGGCAGCAACCATTACCGCTCACCACTTGCTGTTTAACCGCAACCACATGTTGGTTGGCGGTATTCGCCCTCACCTGTTCTGTCTGCCAATTTTGAAACGTGCAACTCACCAACACGCGCTTGTCGCAGCAGCAACGTCTGGCAACAAGAAGTTTTTCCTAGGAACAGACTCAGCGCCTCACGCTAAAGGCAAGAAAGAAGCGGCTTGTGGTTGTGCGGGTTCATACACTGCTCACGCGGCACTGGAACTGTACGCCGAAGTGTTCGAGCAAGAAGGTAAACTTGAGAATCTGGAAGCATTCGCCAGCCACAATGGTCCAGACTTCTACGGTGTTCCACGCAACACAGACACTGTGACTCTAACCAAAGCGTCATGGGAAGTTCCTGCAAGCATGCCTTTTGGCGGCGAAACTGTGGTTCCAATTCGCGCTGGAGAAGCAATTCAGTGGCAAGTTGCTTAA